TTAATATAGGCAGGTATTGGCATCAACTGATCACTAAAACCCATCATTCTCAATTTTTGCTGTACCTCTTTTCCTGTATTAAAAGTTCCTAAACATCCTTCGTGCATAACTTCCTCCTATGTTTTTATTTTATTTTACAAAAACATCTAAAGAAAGTCAGTAACATATGTTACACAAATTAATTTTTTCTTGCTTCAATTATTTTTTGTGCAAGGTTATCAGGAATTTCTTCATATCTTAAGAACTCAGATACAAACATTCCTCTACCTTGTGTCATAGCTCTTAAATCAAGTGCATATTTAAGCATTTCTACCTCAGGAGCTTCAACAAATAAAACGTGTTCTCCAAATTCATTATGATCCATTCCAATTATTCTTCCACGTCTCTTATTTATATCTCCCATTATATCTCCAAGATATAGTTCAGGAATTGTAATTTCCAACTTAACAATTGGTTCAAGTAGAACTGATTTAGCTTCTTCCATTCCCTTTCTAAATGCAAGAATAGCTGCCTGTTTAAACGAAATTTCATTTGAGTCTACTGGGTGATAAGATCCATCATAAAGAGTTGCTTTGAAGTTAATTACTGGATAGCCAGCAAGGGCTCCTTTTTCCTTACCTTCTATTAGACCTTTTTCAACTGCAGGTATAAACGATCTTGGTACAACTCCACCATGGATATCATCTATAAATTCAAACTCATTTTCACAAGGTTCAAATTTAATAAATACTTCTCCATATTGTCCTGCTCCACCAGATTGTTTTTTATGTCTTCCCTGTACAGATGCAACACCTTTAATAGTCTCTCTATAAGACATTATTACGTCATTTAGTACTGCGTGAACTCCAAATTTATTTTTAATTTTACAAATTGTAATATATAGATGTTTCTCTCCTAATCCACCAATTAATAGCTGTTTAGTTTCATGATTTCTATACATTTTAAATGTAGGATCTTCTTCAGTCATTTTTTGAAGACACATACTTAACTTTTCGTCATCTGCTTTATCTGCAGGTTCAACTCCAGCAAAGTAACAAGGTTTAGCAAATTTAATCTCTGCATAAATAATTGAATTATCCTTATCACATAGAGTATCTCCAGTTTCTGCATATTGAAGTTTTGTTGTAGCTCCGATATCACCAGCACATATCTCATCTGCAGGTATCTGTTTATTTCCTCTTAAGAAAAATATTTGTCCAATTTTTTCTTTTCTATTTCTTCCAGGATTTAAAACCTCAGTATCTCTTTTTAAAACTCCAGAGTTAACCTTAAATAGAGATATTTTACCAATAAATGGGTCAATTAAAGTCTTAAATACAATTGCTGAGAATGGTTGATCCTTATCAACTTTTCTAACAATCTCTTCATTTTTTGAGTCATGTCCTTTTCTTTCTCCATTAAACATCTCATTAGGTAGTGGCATATAATCTTTTATCATATCAAGAAGAGTATGAACTCCTACACCCATTGTTGCTGATCCTACTATTACTGGAACAACTTCACCACTTACAACACCTTTGTGTAGTCCTTTTTTAATCTCTTCCATTGTAAATTCTTCACCATTGAAGTATTTTTCTAATAGTTTTTCATCAGTTTCAGCTACAGCTTCAAGTAATAGATCTCTTACTTCAGATACATCCATTGAGTCATCTAATTCTCCATCTACACACTCTACACCATTAAATATTCTTGTTTTCATTTCAACAACGTTTACGAAACCTTTGAATTCTTCTTTTTCCCCAATTGGTACACAGAAAGGAGCAACTTTTTTACCAAATTTTTCTTTCAATTCACGTAATAACTTTTCATAGTTAATGTATCCTTTATCCATTTTATTTAAAAATATAATTCTAGGTTGAAGTCTTTGTTCAAGTATTCTCCAAGCTCTTTCTGCTCCTGCTTCTACCCCTGCAGTAGCATCTAATACAAGTACAGAACTTCCTGATACTCTTGTAGAGCATTGAACTTCACCGATAAAGTCATAATATCCTGGAGTATCTAAGAAATTATATTTCATATCATTATACTCTATAGGTATAATTGAGGTATTGATAGAGAAAACTCTTTTTATTTCCTCTTTGTCGTAGTCTGATACAGTAGTTCCATTCTCAACAGTCCCCATTTTTTCTATTGCTTTGGAAATATAAAGTAATGATTCAGTTAGAGTAGTTTTTCCACTTCCTCTATGTCCTAAAAGTGATACATTTCTTATTTTACTGATGTCGTAATTTTTCATAAATCTCACTCCTGTTTTTTTATATAGTGTCTGTATCCTCAATACTTGTATATAGCTAATATTTTTCAAATAGTCAATAGCAAATTCACAAAATAGTACTTTTTTTTATTATTTTGTATCTAAATTAGAAAAATAGACTATATTACACACATAAAAACAAAAAAATCTGGCATAAGCCAGACTTTTTAATATAGAATATTTTCTTCACTTTCTATGTCAAAAATTGCAATTTTATCATTTTTAAATTTAACTTTTATACAATCTCTATATCTATTTTTTAAATCATCTATAATATCCATTTTAAGTTTTAAATCAGTCTCTCCAATTTTAAAATATATAAAGGCTTCACTTCCCATATTTTCAATCATATTGACCAAACCACTATAAGAGTCCTCATCTAGATTTACATCAACAGTTTCTATTTTTTCAGGACGGATTCCTAAAATAACTTCTTTATCAATATAATTTTCTAATTTTTTATGATAAGTCTCAGGAATTACAAACTCATTTTCATTCTCAAATATAAAAAGAACAAGATTGTCTTTTTTTATTAATTTCCCTTTTATAAAGTTCATTGCAGGACTTCCTATAAAGCTGGCAACAAATCTATTTTTTGGTCTATTATATAGATTTATAGGTGTATCAACCTGCATAATTCTTCCCTCATTCATAACACAAATTCTATCCCCCATAGTCATTGCCTCAACCTGGTCATGTGTTACATATATCATTGTTGCAATTTGTCCCTCTTTTTTTAGTTCCTTGTGAAGTTGAGTTATTTTAAGTCTCATAGAAACTCTTAGTTTTGCATCCAGATTTGACAGTGGTTCATCAAATAAAAATACATCAGATTTTCTAACTATTGCTCTTCCCAGTGCAACTCTTTGCTTTTGTCCACCAGATAATTCTTTAGGCTTTCTATCTAAAAGTGGAGTAATCTCAAGTTTTTCAGCTGCTTCCCTCACCCTTTCATCAATCTCTTTTTTAGGAACTTTCGCCATTTTAAGACTGAAAGCCATATTTTCATATGCAGTCATATGAGGATATAATGCGTAGTTTTGAAAAACCATAGCTATCCCTCTATCTTTTGGAGGTAAATTATTTACTTTTTTATCCCCTATCCAGATTTCTCCACCTGTAATTTTTTCAAAACCTGCTATCATTCTTAAAGTTGTAGATTTTGCACATCCTGATGGACCTACAAAAACCATAAACTCCCCATCCTCAATGTCTAAAGATATTCCATGGAGAACTTTATTTTTATCATATTCCTTTTCTAAGTTTTTTAGTATAACCTTTGCCATTAACTTCCTCCAATATTACTGTTTTATTCTTTCACTAAATAATATGGTGATAAAAGTTCATGTAAAAGTGGATTTATTCCAAGATATTCCATAAACTCTTTATATTCAATGTATTTTTTCCCAATTTGTGATACTTCTACTTTCTCTTTTATTCCTCTTATTAAAGTATTTTTAGGAGTATGCTCCATGTCAATAAACTCCATAACCTGTGTTTTATATCCACATAATTCAAGAGCCTGAGCTCTAAATGCATCAGTTGCAAGGGTAGTATATTTTTCCAGAAGTATTCCATGTTTTCCTATTAATCCATCCATTTTGAAAAACATGCTCTCTCTGTTTTTACTCATTTTTTCATTAAATTCATGCTGACAACATGGTACTGCTAAAATGGCTTTTGCTCCTAATTCAAGACCTTTCTGTAAAGCATAATCTGTAGCATTGTTACAAGCATGAAGTGAAAATATCATATCCACATTTTGAAGTTTATTAAAATCCTTTATGTTTCCAGTCAAAAAATCAAGGTTTTCACACTGAAAGTCTGCTGCTATTTTATTACACTTATCCATAACATCTTTTTTCAAATCCAAGCCTATTATTTCAAATTTAATCTTTTTAATAGTTTTTAAATAATGATGTAGTGCAAATGTAAGGTATGATTTTCCACATCCAAAATCAACTACTTTAATCTTATCACTTATAAGTTTTTTATTTAACATCTCATTTATTGTATCATCAATAAATTCAAGATATTTATTAATCTGTCTAAATTTATCATAACTATTTTTAAAGACATCACCATTTTCTCCCATTACTCCAAGTTTTATTAAAAATGGAACTGGTGTACCCTCTTCAATTATGTATTTTTTCTTTTTGTTATGTGTTAGAGAAACCTCTTCTTTTGAGTTCTTACTCTCTTTTAAATTATAACCTTTTTTATTTTTAAGTATCTGATAATCTGTTCCAATAGCTGAAATCATAAACTGTTTATACTCATCTAAATAGTTTTCCATTTCATTTACAAATCCATCAGCACAGATATTTTCGTGATATGCCTTGTTATTATTAAATTTTTCTACCTGTATGTTCAACTCATCTTTTAT
The sequence above is drawn from the Fusobacterium sp. DD2 genome and encodes:
- the fusA gene encoding elongation factor G, translated to MKNYDISKIRNVSLLGHRGSGKTTLTESLLYISKAIEKMGTVENGTTVSDYDKEEIKRVFSINTSIIPIEYNDMKYNFLDTPGYYDFIGEVQCSTRVSGSSVLVLDATAGVEAGAERAWRILEQRLQPRIIFLNKMDKGYINYEKLLRELKEKFGKKVAPFCVPIGEKEEFKGFVNVVEMKTRIFNGVECVDGELDDSMDVSEVRDLLLEAVAETDEKLLEKYFNGEEFTMEEIKKGLHKGVVSGEVVPVIVGSATMGVGVHTLLDMIKDYMPLPNEMFNGERKGHDSKNEEIVRKVDKDQPFSAIVFKTLIDPFIGKISLFKVNSGVLKRDTEVLNPGRNRKEKIGQIFFLRGNKQIPADEICAGDIGATTKLQYAETGDTLCDKDNSIIYAEIKFAKPCYFAGVEPADKADDEKLSMCLQKMTEEDPTFKMYRNHETKQLLIGGLGEKHLYITICKIKNKFGVHAVLNDVIMSYRETIKGVASVQGRHKKQSGGAGQYGEVFIKFEPCENEFEFIDDIHGGVVPRSFIPAVEKGLIEGKEKGALAGYPVINFKATLYDGSYHPVDSNEISFKQAAILAFRKGMEEAKSVLLEPIVKLEITIPELYLGDIMGDINKRRGRIIGMDHNEFGEHVLFVEAPEVEMLKYALDLRAMTQGRGMFVSEFLRYEEIPDNLAQKIIEARKN
- the ugpC gene encoding sn-glycerol-3-phosphate ABC transporter ATP-binding protein UgpC yields the protein MAKVILKNLEKEYDKNKVLHGISLDIEDGEFMVFVGPSGCAKSTTLRMIAGFEKITGGEIWIGDKKVNNLPPKDRGIAMVFQNYALYPHMTAYENMAFSLKMAKVPKKEIDERVREAAEKLEITPLLDRKPKELSGGQKQRVALGRAIVRKSDVFLFDEPLSNLDAKLRVSMRLKITQLHKELKKEGQIATMIYVTHDQVEAMTMGDRICVMNEGRIMQVDTPINLYNRPKNRFVASFIGSPAMNFIKGKLIKKDNLVLFIFENENEFVIPETYHKKLENYIDKEVILGIRPEKIETVDVNLDEDSYSGLVNMIENMGSEAFIYFKIGETDLKLKMDIIDDLKNRYRDCIKVKFKNDKIAIFDIESEENILY
- a CDS encoding SAM-dependent methyltransferase produces the protein MIIKDELNIQVEKFNNNKAYHENICADGFVNEMENYLDEYKQFMISAIGTDYQILKNKKGYNLKESKNSKEEVSLTHNKKKKYIIEEGTPVPFLIKLGVMGENGDVFKNSYDKFRQINKYLEFIDDTINEMLNKKLISDKIKVVDFGCGKSYLTFALHHYLKTIKKIKFEIIGLDLKKDVMDKCNKIAADFQCENLDFLTGNIKDFNKLQNVDMIFSLHACNNATDYALQKGLELGAKAILAVPCCQHEFNEKMSKNRESMFFKMDGLIGKHGILLEKYTTLATDAFRAQALELCGYKTQVMEFIDMEHTPKNTLIRGIKEKVEVSQIGKKYIEYKEFMEYLGINPLLHELLSPYYLVKE